One segment of Babylonia areolata isolate BAREFJ2019XMU chromosome 24, ASM4173473v1, whole genome shotgun sequence DNA contains the following:
- the LOC143298582 gene encoding transforming growth factor-beta-induced protein ig-h3-like has product MSWLVFVALLMGLLSATEGATTLGHAVSGTTIRELLRNAGLMDTLNNEGPFTLFLPSDMYLLRFFAAHNTNVADLEKDPVALKQFLLFHVVNGTISRDQLYNERMLTALSGQKIRVNSYVDGRLTVQGVPLQSRSQTATNGIIYYTYGPLLPANGTVTDVISSESDLSTLMTAAHAAGMDEFLADQNPVTLFAPTNAAFSALGDDKVNSLLANPELLAEILQYHVVPGTLYSVGIHDSELPTFEANDKLHLTSQFGQGTIEGGHLVRNGVDMSAFNGVVHKIDRVLIPESLKSQI; this is encoded by the exons ATGTCGTGGTTGGTGTTTGTGGCGTTGTTGATGGGGTTGCTGTCGGCGACTGAAGGAGCGACGACACTGGGCCATGCGGTGTCTGGCACCACCATCAGGGAGCTTCTGAGAAATGCTGGTCTTATGGACACTCTGAACAATGAGG GTCCATTCACCCTGTTTCTGCCATCCGACATGTATCTGCTGCGGTTCTTCGCGGCCCACAACACCAATGTGGCGGATCTGGAGAAGGACCCAGTGGCCCTCAAGCAGTTCCTTCTGTTCCACGTGGTCAATGGAACCATCTCACGTGACCAGCTGTACAACGAGCGCATGCTCACTGCACTCTCCGGGCAGAAGATCCGGGTCAACAGCTATGTCGACGGTCGC CTGACAGTTCAAGGTGTCCCCCTGCAAAGCCGGTCTCAGACAGCCACCAATGGAATCATCTATTACACTTACGGGCCCTTGCTTCCAGCCAATGGGACCGTAACTGACGTCATCTCCAGCGAATCAGATCTCTCCACACTGATGACTGCCGCTCATGCTGCTGGCATGGACGAATTTCTGGCTG ATCAGAATCCAGTGACCCTGTTCGCTCCAACCAACGCTGCCTTCAGTGCCCTTGGGGACGACAAGGTCAACTCCCTCCTGGCCAACCCTGAACTTCTggcag aaatACTGCAGTACCACGTGGTGCCTGGCACTCTGTACAGTGTCGGGATCCACGACAGTGAGTTGCCCACTTTTGAGGCCAACGACAAACTGCATCTCACCTCCCAGTTTG GCCAAGGAACCATTGAGGGCGGACATCTGGTTCGCAACGGAGTGGACATGAGCGCTTTTAACGGTGTCGTCCACAAGATCGACCGTGTCCTCATCCCAGAATCCCTCAAAAGCCAGATCTAG